From Passer domesticus isolate bPasDom1 chromosome 8, bPasDom1.hap1, whole genome shotgun sequence, a single genomic window includes:
- the LOC135306214 gene encoding killer cell lectin-like receptor subfamily E member 1 — MGPGVTVIQRNNNSSGTSLRHRAISRPCTPCRHRPSLFPCTLIGQNSQTPLATPLAAASHTSPTARLDSQTHPELGEASAELGGPSPGCQQRGCKAAPEAELQKELSALLMSPEQGAECSCQRHAGCEMKESEICSIHRVVKEPLKEISAKGNICTGYLGEWFRSHPVGTALLILLLLVLLLALGVALAVQSAAAAQVPVTPATPLLVLGCPRGWVGYNGVCYYLSRDYSSWEQAQERCSELGASLAIAKDEEEMGLLFRLRGNGDYWLGLRRRGERLHWGDGSSYSSRVPVLGNSDCVYLADGERFRSEFCSNKRPYVCSKAQAPL; from the exons ATGGGGCCGGGAGTCACTGTGATACAACGCAACAATAATTCGTCCGGGACTTCATTGAGGCACCGTGCCATTTCCCGCCCCTGCACTCCCTGTCGTCATCGTCCCTCGCTGTTTCCCTGCACGTTGATTGGTCAAAATAGCCAAACTCCTCTGGCCACACCTCTCGCCGCCGCGAGTCACACCAGCCCGACTGCCCGACTAGACAGCCAGACGCACCCGGAGCTTGGCGAGGCGTCGGCGGAGCTCGGcggccccagcccag GGTGCCAGCAGCGCGGCTGCAAAGCTGCTCCCGAGGCCGAGCTGCAAAAAGAACTGTCAGCACTGCTGATGTCTCCGGAGCAAGGTGCTGAGTGTTCCTGTCAGAGACATGCCGGCTGTGAGATGAAGGAGAGTGAAATCTGTTCCATTCATCGAGTTGTGAAGGAGCCCCTCAAGGAAATATCAGCAAAAGGGAATATATGCACAGGATACCTGG GTGAATGGTTCAGGAGCCATCCCGTGGGCACGGCGCTGCTgattctgctgctcctggtgctgctgctggctttgggggTGGCCTTGGCTGTGCAGTCAG cagcagcagcacaggttcCAGTGACACCTGCCACTCCGCTGTTGGTTCTGGGCTGTCCCCGTGGCTGGGTGGGCTACAATGGGGTCTGCTACTACTTGTCAAGGGAttacagcagctgggagcaggctcAGGAACGGTGCTCGGAGCTCGGGGCCTCCCTGGCCATTGCCAAGGATGAGGAGGAAATG GGTTTGCTCTTCCGCCTCCGCGGGAACGGCGATTACTGGCTCGGGCTGCGCAGACGGGGCGAGCGCCTGCACTGGGGGGAtggcagcagctacagctcccG ggttCCTGTCCTCGGCAATTCCGACTGCGTGTACCTGGCTGACGGGGAGAGATTCAGGAGTGAATTCTGCTCAAACAAGCGGCCGTATGTCTGCAGCAAGGCCCAGGCTCCCCTGTAA